One region of Mucilaginibacter gotjawali genomic DNA includes:
- a CDS encoding YXWGXW repeat-containing protein: MFSPKLKKSTIFKMKKITRIFTVLAVVSVAAFTQAKAQVDIGVNLQLHRPVAYERNERIHPNRPSAAHVWVAEEWRWNPGRRNYEYVAGHWGLPPRHGGMWMAGHWEKRKFRRGFYWVPGHWR, translated from the coding sequence TTGTTTAGTCCTAAATTAAAAAAATCAACAATTTTTAAAATGAAAAAGATCACACGAATTTTTACAGTATTGGCAGTTGTTTCGGTAGCTGCATTTACGCAAGCTAAAGCCCAGGTGGATATTGGAGTTAATCTTCAGCTTCACCGTCCTGTAGCCTATGAAAGGAATGAAAGGATACATCCTAACCGTCCTTCTGCCGCCCACGTTTGGGTAGCTGAAGAGTGGAGGTGGAATCCCGGAAGACGTAATTATGAATATGTAGCAGGCCACTGGGGGCTTCCGCCAAGGCATGGTGGAATGTGGATGGCCGGACATTGGGAAAAAAGGAAATTCCGTCGCGGTTTTTACTGGGTTCCCGGACATTGGAGATAA
- a CDS encoding DinB family protein, whose product MDNHDKIIIAELTKLLLGGTAHISLQDALRDLKPELRGEKAAHMPYSIWQLVEHIRIAQWDMLQFSKDAEHKSPKWPDDYWPKENAPANESLWAGAITQINSDLDEFIELMEHSNLYEKLPHGDGQNILREALQMADHNAYHIGEIVALRRFFGDWK is encoded by the coding sequence ATGGATAACCATGATAAAATAATAATAGCCGAATTAACAAAATTACTGCTTGGCGGCACAGCCCATATTTCGCTGCAGGATGCACTGAGAGACTTAAAACCGGAATTGCGGGGCGAAAAAGCCGCACACATGCCATACAGTATCTGGCAGTTGGTTGAACACATCCGGATAGCACAATGGGATATGTTACAGTTTAGCAAAGATGCGGAACACAAATCGCCCAAATGGCCGGATGATTACTGGCCCAAAGAAAACGCCCCTGCAAACGAAAGCCTCTGGGCCGGGGCAATCACTCAGATAAACAGCGATCTGGATGAATTTATTGAACTAATGGAACACAGTAATCTTTATGAGAAACTACCGCATGGCGACGGGCAAAATATTTTGCGGGAAGCTTTGCAAATGGCCGATCACAACGCTTATCATATTGGCGAGATCGTAGCTTTAAGAAGGTTTTTTGGCGATTGGAAGTAA
- a CDS encoding DUF6263 family protein, with product MKYLLSFFFSLILAAVYAQPFKPLLHLITGETYYMSSSGTTELTQNIHGRENKVKVGLSFTMAFKVMGKTDSVYNMGVHYQAIEMNIHMQDTTINMNSAQKEKTDTASLLMAAIVNKPFNIAITVRGKVIAVKNLDKIFLDAFDNFRLMDATKKEQIKSRFVQSFGENAFKGSLENGVAIFPNSGLAKNAKWTVNSNLSSPAKARVKTVYQLTDISPDVFIIHGDGIITTDEDIKPEQDSGTPLKYELNGGMVTDIKIDKKTGWISALNIKQFTQGSLEIMDNPKTPGGMTIPMMIKTEINVTGK from the coding sequence ATGAAATACCTTTTATCTTTCTTTTTCTCATTAATACTGGCGGCTGTTTACGCTCAGCCCTTTAAACCATTACTGCATTTGATTACAGGGGAAACCTATTATATGTCGAGTTCGGGAACAACAGAACTAACGCAAAATATACACGGCCGGGAGAACAAAGTAAAAGTGGGGCTTTCATTTACTATGGCTTTTAAGGTAATGGGCAAAACGGACTCCGTTTATAATATGGGCGTGCACTACCAGGCCATTGAAATGAATATACACATGCAGGATACTACCATAAATATGAATTCGGCGCAAAAAGAAAAAACCGACACCGCTTCATTACTTATGGCTGCCATAGTGAATAAACCCTTCAATATCGCAATCACGGTAAGGGGGAAAGTTATCGCTGTTAAAAACCTGGATAAAATATTTCTGGATGCTTTTGACAATTTCAGGCTGATGGACGCAACAAAAAAAGAGCAGATCAAAAGCCGGTTTGTGCAGTCATTTGGCGAAAATGCATTTAAAGGCAGCCTGGAAAATGGTGTTGCTATTTTTCCGAACAGCGGCTTGGCCAAAAATGCCAAGTGGACCGTTAATTCAAATTTATCATCGCCTGCAAAAGCCCGGGTTAAAACCGTTTACCAGCTGACGGATATCTCGCCGGATGTTTTTATAATTCACGGCGATGGGATAATAACTACCGATGAGGACATAAAACCGGAACAAGATAGTGGCACTCCGTTGAAATACGAATTAAACGGCGGCATGGTAACTGATATAAAAATTGACAAAAAAACGGGGTGGATAAGCGCGTTAAATATTAAACAGTTTACACAGGGCAGTCTTGAAATAATGGATAATCCTAAAACCCCGGGTGGGATGACAATCCCGATGATGATAAAAACAGAAATAAATGTAACCGGAAAATAA
- a CDS encoding DUF885 domain-containing protein: MALFFSGCKKDGSVGPQAGRDDGAFAVYENNFLEGLWKLNPDWATTAGYHKYDSLLFVPDDKSRDKMVNYAKLQLDSLSRFDITTLNDANKIDYQVMQNEMQKTEWSIQQLKAYQWDPTSYNVTRTFAYILNEHYAPLAKRLRNFYQKMSNIPAYYKEAEKQIKNPVAELTALAVEQHLGGLSIFEKDYEDSLKKSNIPAAEQQQMTDKAHASAEVIKGFAEWLKALKNDRPRSFRLGKDLYDAKFKYEIQSESSPQQMYNAAIERMKYIHREMVQVSKKLWPKYFGTKPLPVDSLDMVARVIDTISSNHVSPGDFQSAIENTLPKLTAFVRAKNLVTLDPTRPLLVRKEPGYMAGVAGASMSAPGAYDKEGNSYFNVGSLGGWPAEKAESYLREYNHYTMQILCIHEAIPGHYVQLVYANKAPSLVKSIFGNSAMIEGWAVYSEEMMMENGYSDEPEMKLMWYKWHLRAVCNAILDYKVHNENMPKQDAMKLLTGDGFQQQAEADGKWKRVTESSVQLDSYFAGYKEIIELREAYKKKMGDKYKLKDFNEKFLSYGSAPIRYIKEAMLAKEVTPGG, translated from the coding sequence GTGGCACTCTTTTTTTCAGGGTGTAAAAAAGACGGTTCGGTTGGCCCGCAGGCAGGCAGAGACGATGGTGCATTTGCCGTATATGAAAACAATTTCCTTGAAGGTTTATGGAAGCTAAATCCTGATTGGGCCACCACCGCAGGCTATCATAAATATGATAGCCTGTTGTTTGTACCCGATGATAAAAGCAGGGACAAAATGGTTAATTATGCCAAGTTACAGCTCGACTCATTAAGCAGGTTTGATATCACTACTTTAAATGATGCCAATAAAATTGATTACCAGGTGATGCAAAATGAAATGCAAAAAACCGAGTGGAGCATCCAACAACTAAAAGCCTACCAGTGGGACCCAACATCCTATAATGTTACCCGCACATTCGCCTATATTTTAAATGAACATTATGCTCCTTTGGCCAAACGGCTGCGCAATTTTTATCAAAAAATGTCAAACATCCCGGCGTATTACAAAGAGGCTGAGAAGCAGATAAAAAACCCGGTGGCTGAATTAACAGCGCTTGCCGTTGAGCAACACCTGGGCGGCTTAAGTATTTTTGAAAAGGATTATGAAGATTCGCTGAAAAAATCAAACATCCCTGCGGCTGAGCAACAGCAAATGACAGACAAGGCACATGCTTCGGCTGAAGTAATAAAAGGATTTGCGGAATGGCTGAAGGCCCTAAAAAATGATCGCCCGCGAAGCTTCAGGCTTGGAAAAGACCTGTATGATGCAAAATTTAAATACGAAATTCAATCAGAATCCTCGCCCCAGCAGATGTATAATGCTGCTATTGAGCGCATGAAATACATCCATCGCGAAATGGTGCAGGTAAGCAAAAAACTGTGGCCGAAATATTTTGGCACCAAACCGTTGCCAGTTGATTCACTCGACATGGTTGCCCGTGTAATTGACACCATCTCGTCAAACCATGTTTCGCCGGGCGACTTCCAGTCTGCCATTGAAAATACGCTGCCAAAACTTACTGCGTTTGTACGGGCAAAAAACCTGGTTACGCTGGACCCGACCAGGCCTTTGCTGGTACGGAAAGAACCTGGTTACATGGCTGGCGTAGCAGGCGCTTCAATGAGTGCGCCTGGCGCTTATGATAAAGAGGGCAATTCCTATTTTAATGTTGGTAGCCTTGGGGGATGGCCTGCTGAAAAAGCAGAAAGTTACCTGCGCGAATATAATCACTATACGATGCAGATTTTGTGCATCCATGAAGCCATACCGGGCCATTATGTGCAGTTGGTTTACGCAAATAAAGCGCCAAGCCTGGTCAAATCAATTTTTGGCAATAGCGCGATGATTGAAGGCTGGGCTGTTTACAGCGAAGAAATGATGATGGAAAACGGGTATAGCGATGAGCCCGAAATGAAGCTGATGTGGTACAAATGGCACCTGCGTGCGGTTTGTAATGCCATTTTGGACTATAAGGTACATAATGAAAACATGCCAAAACAGGACGCCATGAAATTACTTACCGGGGATGGCTTTCAGCAGCAGGCCGAAGCTGACGGTAAATGGAAGCGCGTGACCGAATCCAGTGTTCAACTCGATAGTTATTTTGCGGGATACAAGGAGATCATCGAGCTAAGGGAAGCTTATAAAAAGAAAATGGGCGATAAATACAAACTGAAAGATTTTAACGAAAAGTTTTTAAGTTACGGCAGCGCACCCATACGGTACATCAAAGAAGCGATGTTAGCCAAAGAAGTTACACCGGGTGGCTAA
- a CDS encoding DUF3887 domain-containing protein, whose product MKRVTLLITIALMTARAHAQAEPVNYVSVLTKFKQFYNNNQVDSIFSMFSPEMKAALPLSNFKPTTEQLKAQYGNLLKTEFIKYGESLAVYKATFKNSIFLLNVSLNPQNKLTGLLLGPYQESAVAKPAVDPSITESPVLLKTFSGQISGTLAMPNNTSGKVPVVLIVGDAGPTDRDGNNEKSGLTANIYKLLAEELGKNGIASLRYDKRNVGQSVSSTKESQLRIDDYSDDAGSLINMLNDDQRFSKIIVFGHGEGALVSMIAIIDRPAKGYIAAESASEQGDKVLMDQMKSKPKYQQDEFKAILDSLKKGKTTDKVDPSLYFIARPAIQNFLMSVCRLVPTRGMKAMKIPALIIQGTTDLNVAVDNAEKLKKAKSDAQMLIIKGMNHILKDAPADEDKNIDTYTNPDLPLSAGLVPGMVDFINKVK is encoded by the coding sequence ATGAAAAGAGTTACCCTACTTATAACCATTGCGCTGATGACCGCCAGGGCTCATGCCCAGGCCGAGCCCGTTAACTATGTTTCTGTTCTAACAAAATTCAAACAGTTTTATAACAACAACCAGGTTGATAGTATTTTCAGCATGTTCAGCCCTGAAATGAAGGCGGCTTTACCGTTAAGCAATTTTAAACCCACAACCGAGCAGTTAAAAGCTCAATATGGTAATCTGTTAAAGACGGAGTTTATTAAGTACGGCGAATCGCTGGCTGTTTATAAAGCCACATTTAAAAACAGCATTTTTTTACTTAATGTATCTTTAAACCCGCAAAACAAATTAACCGGTCTGCTGCTGGGCCCTTACCAGGAATCGGCGGTTGCTAAACCGGCGGTTGATCCATCCATCACCGAATCACCGGTATTGCTCAAAACATTTTCGGGCCAGATCTCAGGCACACTGGCCATGCCCAATAATACCAGCGGTAAAGTACCCGTAGTACTTATTGTGGGCGATGCCGGCCCCACCGACCGGGATGGGAATAATGAAAAGAGCGGCTTAACTGCCAACATATATAAGCTTTTGGCTGAAGAACTGGGCAAAAATGGCATAGCCTCGCTGCGGTACGATAAACGCAACGTGGGCCAGAGCGTAAGTTCGACTAAGGAATCGCAGTTACGCATCGACGATTACAGCGATGACGCAGGCAGTTTGATAAACATGCTGAATGATGACCAGCGTTTCTCAAAAATCATCGTATTCGGGCATGGCGAGGGAGCGCTGGTATCTATGATCGCAATTATCGACCGCCCGGCGAAGGGGTATATTGCTGCAGAATCTGCAAGCGAACAGGGAGACAAGGTTTTGATGGACCAAATGAAATCGAAACCCAAATACCAGCAGGATGAATTTAAAGCCATTTTAGACAGCCTGAAAAAGGGAAAAACAACCGATAAAGTTGACCCATCGCTATATTTCATAGCGAGGCCAGCTATTCAAAACTTTTTGATGTCAGTATGTCGCCTGGTTCCCACCAGGGGAATGAAAGCAATGAAAATTCCGGCACTGATCATCCAGGGAACTACTGACCTTAATGTAGCTGTAGATAACGCTGAAAAATTAAAGAAAGCAAAATCAGATGCCCAAATGCTGATCATAAAAGGGATGAACCATATTTTAAAGGATGCCCCGGCTGACGAAGATAAAAATATAGATACTTATACTAACCCGGATCTGCCACTGAGCGCAGGCCTGGTACCCGGGATGGTGGATTTTATAAATAAGGTGAAGTAA